The window CCAAGAGCACACCGTCTAGAAATCTTGCAAACGGAAAAACAGCAATTGTTTACTCAATGGGATACAATTCCGCTGCTAGGCCTTGATATGTGGGAACATGCATATTACTTGCAATATAAAGCGGACAAAAAAGATTATATTGAAAATTGGTGGAATATCGTAAATTGGAAAGACGTAGAAAAGCGATTTTCAGAAGCATCCAAACTAAAGTGGCAATCGTTTTAACACATCGCTTTGAGAGCTCCCATACATCTAGGGGGCTTTTTTCTATTTTCCTATTCATATTTGGACAGGTCGTGCATAAATTGGCTAATAAGAGCTTTCTTTTTAGTTTAAATGCTTCCTATTCGCCAATCAATCTACTAACACACATCGAAAAATCATAGCCACAAACATACTGAAAAGAAAAACTATTTACGGAAAAATGAGTATTAACTTTTTAAAAAGAAGCATAGTCAAAGAAGCCAATACAAAAAAGTATAGACACAATTGTAAAAGGATGGGGATGTAATGTTTCGAGTAAAGTGGATGTTTATTTTATGGACAATCTTTTTTGTTGCAATAGCGAGCATAATCGCTCCAGCAAAAAAAGAAGCAGCTCCCATCGGTGTTACAGCTCGTAATGCGATATTAATGGAGCAAGAAAGCGGAAGAATCATTTTTGAAAAGGCTGCACATGATAAACATCGAATAGCAAGTATTACGAAAGTAATGACTTCAATTTTAGCAGTTGAATCTGGCAAACTCGATGAAATGGTAACAGTTAGCAACAAGGCGGTCCGTACAGAAGGCTCTTCCATTTATTTAAAACCAGGTGAAAAAATAAAACTAGAACATTTAGTATACGGACTTATGTTACGTTCAGGAAATGATTCAGCAGTTGCGATAGCAGAGCATGTTGGAGGTAGTTTAGAAGGTTTTGTCTATTTAATGAACCAAAAAGCTGCCGAAATCGGAATGCTGAACACAGAGTTTGCCAATCCACACGGATTAGATGATCACGAGAACCACTATAGCACGGCTTATGATATGGCAATGCTTACTCGCTATGCGATGAATAACGAAAAATTCCAAGAAATTTTTGGTACAAAAGTTCACAAAGCACCTGGACCTCCAGATGAGAACTGGGATCGCAATTGGACAAATAAACATCGTCTTGTAACTGGAATGTATTCATATACAACAGGCGGGAAAACTGGTTTTACAAAACGTGCAAAAAGAACGCTTATATCTACTGCAGAAAAAAATGGTTTACAGTTAATTGCCGTAACCCTACATGATCCAGACGATTGGAAAGATCATATCTTTATGTTTAACAGAGCATTTCAAGATTACCAACTTTACAATCTAGCATCAAAAGGGACATTAAAACTGGTGAAAGACGATTTTTATAAAAATAAAGTAAAATTAGATCGTGACGTAAATTATCCTCTTACTTCAAAAGAAAGAGAAAATGTTCGTATAAATATATCCATGTTAACTCCTGAAAAAAGTTGGGATAGTGAAGAAAGCATACCAGATGTTGTCGGGAAATTCACGATCATTTCAAACGATGAAGTACTAACTGAAGTACCAATTTACTATGATAAAGAAGATGAGCCGAAGAAAAGCTTTTGGTCTTTATTTAAAGATATATTCTTTATCTTTACAGGAATGAAGACGGATGGTTAACATCATTTGGGTTGCCTTGACCGTTATAGGAATAGCATT is drawn from Bacillus alkalisoli and contains these coding sequences:
- a CDS encoding D-alanyl-D-alanine carboxypeptidase family protein — translated: MFRVKWMFILWTIFFVAIASIIAPAKKEAAPIGVTARNAILMEQESGRIIFEKAAHDKHRIASITKVMTSILAVESGKLDEMVTVSNKAVRTEGSSIYLKPGEKIKLEHLVYGLMLRSGNDSAVAIAEHVGGSLEGFVYLMNQKAAEIGMLNTEFANPHGLDDHENHYSTAYDMAMLTRYAMNNEKFQEIFGTKVHKAPGPPDENWDRNWTNKHRLVTGMYSYTTGGKTGFTKRAKRTLISTAEKNGLQLIAVTLHDPDDWKDHIFMFNRAFQDYQLYNLASKGTLKLVKDDFYKNKVKLDRDVNYPLTSKERENVRINISMLTPEKSWDSEESIPDVVGKFTIISNDEVLTEVPIYYDKEDEPKKSFWSLFKDIFFIFTGMKTDG